A part of Magnetococcales bacterium genomic DNA contains:
- a CDS encoding VOC family protein, producing the protein MQPRISMITLGVDDLEKSVRFYQDGLGFPKMDSPGEGVAFFTLNGSWLGLYSRKALAEDATVSGEGRGFNSFALAHNVASEVEVDQVMAEAVAAGAELVKTPQKVFWGGYSGYFKDPDGHLWEIAHNPFFWIGPQDTPKR; encoded by the coding sequence ATGCAGCCGCGTATCAGCATGATCACGTTGGGGGTTGATGATCTGGAAAAGTCGGTCCGTTTTTACCAGGATGGCTTGGGGTTTCCGAAAATGGATTCTCCGGGGGAGGGGGTGGCCTTTTTCACCTTGAACGGCAGCTGGCTGGGACTCTATTCCCGGAAAGCCCTGGCAGAGGATGCCACGGTATCCGGGGAAGGGCGTGGCTTCAACAGCTTTGCCCTGGCCCACAATGTGGCTTCAGAAGTGGAGGTGGATCAGGTGATGGCTGAGGCCGTAGCGGCGGGGGCTGAGCTGGTCAAAACGCCACAAAAGGTGTTTTGGGGAGGCTATTCCGGCTACTTCAAGGATCCCGATGGTCACCTGTGGGAGATAGCCCACAATCCCTTCTTTTGGATCGGGCCA
- a CDS encoding glycosyltransferase family 4 protein — MYEKSAASSNALEQGEASNPTKSSGSASKPMTLALIRQRYTAFGGAERFLARAVGALQKQGVGITLVARSWQREESGMARLLCSPPYLGRFWRDWGFARCVCHKLTASRFDLVQSHIHIPCCDLYRAGDGVHREWLIQRARARGWSSRLGSALSPYHHYVLAAEKGLYASPQLKAVICNSRMVQEEIHHHYGFPRERMHVIYSGVDLDRFHPDLSLKHREAMRQKWGVPLDAVVFLFVGSGFERKGVPILLEALKKLPESVYLVVVGKDKSTRRLKGKMAGSPLDGRVILAGPQEETPPFYGMADAFVLPTLYDPFPNVALEAMAAGLPMISSLKCGAVDLIHHGDNGLLGDALDLEKLVENMGYLMAGENRRRMGGAARETVASLSLTQMSEKLITLYQSLLAGH; from the coding sequence TGGCGCTGATCCGCCAGCGTTATACCGCCTTTGGTGGGGCGGAGCGGTTTTTGGCCCGGGCGGTAGGGGCACTGCAAAAACAGGGGGTGGGAATCACCCTGGTGGCCCGCAGCTGGCAGCGCGAGGAGAGCGGCATGGCCCGTCTGCTCTGCTCTCCCCCCTATCTGGGGCGGTTTTGGCGGGATTGGGGGTTTGCCCGCTGTGTCTGTCATAAACTCACCGCCTCCCGGTTTGATCTGGTCCAGTCCCACATCCACATTCCCTGTTGCGATCTCTACCGGGCCGGGGATGGGGTCCATCGGGAATGGCTCATCCAGCGCGCCCGCGCCCGGGGTTGGTCCTCCCGGTTGGGGAGCGCTCTGAGCCCCTATCATCACTATGTCCTGGCAGCGGAAAAAGGGCTTTACGCCAGCCCCCAGCTCAAGGCGGTCATCTGCAACTCCCGTATGGTGCAGGAGGAGATCCACCACCACTATGGCTTTCCCCGGGAGCGGATGCATGTGATCTATAGCGGGGTGGATCTGGATCGTTTTCACCCGGATCTATCCCTGAAACACCGTGAAGCGATGCGTCAAAAGTGGGGTGTTCCCCTCGATGCCGTGGTGTTTCTTTTTGTCGGCTCCGGGTTTGAGCGCAAGGGGGTGCCGATTTTGCTGGAAGCCCTGAAAAAGCTGCCTGAGTCGGTTTATCTTGTGGTGGTGGGCAAGGATAAATCCACTCGGCGACTCAAGGGGAAAATGGCAGGATCCCCCCTGGATGGGCGGGTGATTTTGGCCGGACCCCAGGAGGAGACGCCGCCCTTTTACGGTATGGCCGACGCCTTTGTGCTGCCGACCCTTTATGATCCCTTTCCCAACGTCGCCCTGGAAGCCATGGCTGCCGGATTGCCGATGATCTCCTCCTTGAAATGTGGGGCAGTGGATCTGATCCATCATGGCGACAACGGTCTTTTGGGGGATGCCCTGGACCTGGAAAAGCTTGTGGAAAACATGGGCTATCTGATGGCGGGTGAAAATCGCCGGAGGATGGGAGGTGCTGCCCGGGAGACGGTGGCATCGCTCTCTCTCACGCAGATGTCCGAAAAGCTCATCACCCTCTATCAGAGCCTGCTGGCAGGCCACTGA